In Takifugu flavidus isolate HTHZ2018 chromosome 13, ASM371156v2, whole genome shotgun sequence, the following are encoded in one genomic region:
- the fan1 gene encoding fanconi-associated nuclease 1, with protein sequence MRERANKDKLKPTVTLSKSKRSKKKGSSGDGASTSSTTPITSFFSSRPPPRLACPLCGHMVPRFKLNEHIDFQCQNFERSISASPDGTGEQDARRSPEPVQNQDGLKEQTSPYFKKSHFKKESQEKSVVRVLDLGSLSARLSRKRQKIPETAQKVEKHHEEELSSESLDSSQKENLLQRFEGTDNCVTAVDVTATGAPEVQPGSETAQNLHHKASGWEEQPVSADQNPSSSSLVKRKVVFSSNTIGSPKRAKHDGQKQPHAKEPSSVTTSGCSVSGGDAEEASEDAPQACGAESSPADQEVRFSQPSRLPYYLQNFRSVLGAVLENEDDRALFNHHDMSHVQAFEKLSVTAQKLYVRLFQRKLKWLQVSKLGYEEICRDLQPVVQELVDGGFLQSESELQDLAEALDLLPAPELKALAKTFHLGSSGTQKQQLVEGLMRLSRQKSLFSRASSQSSIGAVILRRAKQLAGPCARLCRAPRAVFSRVLLLFSLSDNMDEEETAAGGQSQLFTILLVNSGRLAFPDYIVARKSKVFQDREDLIRYEASMRALQDLALAMQAGQWEEALELYTAAKGVWQELRESLDLRHQEELPVFLRSFTTGWAYTRILSRGVEVLQRLRQYKEAVEELRSLLGQSVFCPDSRGRWWDRLALNLHQHLKQPEQAIGAIREGLSDPLVRTGHKLSLYQRAVRMKESNSFRKYRAQLRDLPTLQVNDVRHVTIRGQLFPHQGGAGKSMFVIAANGAQGGSADGALICSVEELSLAHYRQQGFDQGIHGEGATFSALFALLLWDVIFMEGVPDVFRYPYQACPLDLHTDCFYENRWEAIDTRVRMLQEAPVETLCSMLGDVWTSQEGKMCSLISWDRFSCLQQAQSLVSCLGGAFLGGVIARMAKDYRHCRAGLPDLVVWNTSDHTYKLVEVKGPSDRLSQKQQIWLDELQKLGADVEVCHVVATGARGAPLD encoded by the exons ATGAGAGAAAGAGCCAATAAAGACAAACTAAAGCCAACTGTGACTTTGTCCAAGAGTAAGAGGAGTAAGAAGAAAGGCAGCAGTGGAGATGGAGCTTCCACCAGCTCCACGACCCCGATCACGTCGTTCTTCAGCAGCCGACCCCCGCCCCGGCTCGCCTGCCCTCTGTGCGGCCACATGGTACCAAGATTCAAATTAAACGAGCACATTGATTTCCAGTGTCAGAACTTTGAGAGAAGCATTTCGGCCTCTCCCGATGGGACGGGCGAGCAGGATGCACGCAGGTCTCCGGAGCCGGTGCAGAACCAAGACGGGCTCAAGGAGCAGACCAGCCCGTATTTCAAAAAGAGCCATTTTAAGAAGGAAAGCCAGGAAAAGAGTGTCGTCAGGGTGCTCGATCTTGGAAGTCTCTCTGCCAGGTTATCCAGGAAACGTCAAAAGATTCCGGAGACAGCgcagaaagtggagaaacaCCATGAAGAGGAGTTATCTTCTGAGAGTCTGGACAGCTCGCAGAAAGAAAACCTACTTCAGAGATTTGAAGGAACCGATAATTGTGTGACGGCTGTTGATGTTACAGCCACAGGTGCACCGGAGGTCCAGCCAGGCTCAGAAACAGCACAAAATCTCCATCACAAAGCATCAGGATGGGAAGAACAACCGGTTTCTGCAGACCAGaacccgtcctcctcctcattagtAAAAAGAAAGGTGGTGTTTTCCTCCAACACGATTGGATCCCCAAAGAGAGCAAAACATGACGGTCAGAAGCAGCCTCACGCCAAAGAGCCGAGCTCCGTCACCACCTCCGGGTGTTCGGTGAGTGGCGGAGATGCTGAGGAGGCCAGTGAAGATGCTCCACAAGCGTGTGGTGCTGAGAGCAGCCCTGCTGACCAGGAGGTCCGGTTCTCGCAGCCCTCACGGCTTCCCTACTACCTCCAAAACTTCCGCTCCGTACTCGGGGCCGTCCTGGAGAACGAGGACGACAGAGCGTTGTTCAACCACCACGATATGTCCCACGTGCAAGCCTTTGAGAAGCTCTCAG TGACGGCGCAGAAGCTCTACGTGAGACTCTTTCAGAGGAAGCTGAAGTGGCTCCAAGTCAGCAAACTGGGTTATGAAGAAATATGCCGCGATCTGCAGCCGGTCGTCCAGGAGCTGGTGGACGGTGGCTTTCTCCAGTCAG AGAGCGAGCTTCAGGACTTAGCAGAGGCTCTGGATCTCCTGCCTGCTCCTGAACTCAAAGCCCTGGCTAAGACCTTCCACCTGGGCAGTTCTGGAACtcagaaacagcagctggtggaagGCCTGATGAGACTCAGCAGGCAAAAGTCCCTCTTCTCCAGGGCCTCCTCTCAAAGCAGCATTGGAGCCGTCATCCTGAGAAG GGCAAAGCAACTGGCGGGTCCCTGCGCTCGATTGTGTCGAGCTCCTCGCGCCGTCTTCTCACGCGTCCTCCTACTCTTCTCTCTCTCGGACAACatggatgaggaggagacggCAGCTGGTGGGCAGAGCCAGCTCTTCACCATCTTGCTGGTCAACTCGGGCCGACTGGCCTTCCCAGACTATATAGTAGCGCGTAAATCCAAGGTGTTCCAGGACCGGGAGGATCTCATCAG ATATGAAGCGTCCATGAGAGCCCTGCAAGACTTGGCCTTAGCTATGCAGGCAGGTCAGTGGGAAGAAGCTCTGGAGCTTTACACTGCTGCCAAAGGTGTCTGGCAGGAGCTGAGAGAAAGCCTTGACCTCAG GCACCAGGAGGAGCTCCCCGTGTTCCTACGCAGCTTCACCACTGGTTGGGCCTACACTCGCATCTTATCCAGAGGGGTGGAGGTGTTGCAGAGGTTGCGACAATACAAG GAAGCAGTGGAGGAGCTTCGGTCCCTACTCGGGCAAAGCGTTTTCTGTCCGGACAGCCGAGGACGGTGGTGGGACCGACTGGCCCTGAACCTTCACCAACACCTAAAACAGCCCGAGCAG GCCATTGGTGCTATCAGAGAGGGGCTGTCGGACCCCTTGGTGCGAACTGGACATAAACTCTCACTCTACCAGAGAGCCGTTCGCATGAAGGAGTCCAACAGCTTCAGGAAGTATCGCGCGCAGCTCCGGGACCTTCCGACGCTCCAGGTCAACGACGTGAGACAC GTAACGATCCGGGGGCAGCTGTTTCCTCACCAGGGGGGGGCGGGGAAATCTATGTTTGTTATAGCGGCTAATGGAGCGCAGGGAGGGAGTGCAGACGGCGCCCTGATATGCTCCGTCGAAGAGCTGTCGTTAGCACATTACCGCCAACAAGGCTTCGATCAAG GGATCCACGGAGAGGGCGCCACCTTCTCAGCGCTCTTTGCCCTTCTGCTCTGGGACGTCATTTTCATGGAGGGCGTTCCAGATGTGTTCAGATACCCCTACCAG GCGTGTCCGCTGGACCTTCACACCGATTGTTTCTATGAGAACCGATGGGAAGCGATCGATACTCGCGTCCGGATGCTCCAGGAGGCGCCGGTGGAGACGCTGTGCAGCATGTTGGGAGACGTCTGGACTTCGCAGGAGGGGAAAATGTGCTCCCTGATCAGCTGGGACCGTTTCTCGTGCCTCCAACAGGCGCAG TCACTTGTGTCGTGTTTGGGGGGAGCCTTTTTGGGAGGAGTAATAGCACGGATGGCGAAGGACTACAGACACTGCCGTGCAGGCCTCCCAGATCTGGTGGTGTGGAACACCTCCGACCACACCTACAAG ctggtggaggtgaaggggCCCAGTGACCGTCTGTCCCAGAAGCAACAGATCTGGCTGGATGAGCTTCAGAAGCTGGGGGCTGACGTGGAGGTGTGTCACGTGGTGGCCACCGGAGCCCGAGGAGCTCCTCTGGACTAG
- the LOC130535896 gene encoding disintegrin and metalloproteinase domain-containing protein 10-like isoform X1 has translation MGMADALPLRLLLSVCLLGHIQGHYRNPLNKYILHYEGLSYDTELVHSKHQRAKRALAHEDKFLHLEFHAHGRHFNLRMKRDTQLFAEDLKVEVSGEEIPYDTSHIYTGELYGEKGTLSHGAIVDGKFEGFIQSYHGNYYVEPAERYLDGKNVPFHSVIYHEDDIHYPHKYGPEGGCADSSVFERMKKYQESGVAEKPKVNLHELHTDEGSDKPVLLRKRRMTQPEKNTCQLFIQTDHLFYKYYKTREAVIAQISSHVKAIDAIYQGTQFKDIRNISFMVKRIRINTTSDERDRSNPFRFANIGVEKFLELNSEQNHDDYCLAYVFTDRDFDDGVLGLAWVGAPSGSSGGICEKSKLYSDGKKKSLNTGIITVQNYASHVPPKVSHITFAHEVGHNFGSPHDSGPECTPGESKSQDMKEKGNYIMYARATSGDKLNNNKFSVCSVNNITNVLQKKRNNCFVESGQPICGNGLVEPGEECDCGYSDQCRDQCCYDANQPDNKKCKLKPNKVCSPSQGPCCTFECSYKGRNEKCREESECAHQGMCNGVSAQCPTSEPKANFTACHGETQVCLNGGCSGSICEKYGLEACTCASQDGKDETELCHVCCMEKMNPNTCSSTRSERLARFFNKKEITLPAGSPCNEFKGYCDVFMKCRLVDADGPLARLKKAIFNPELYENIAEWIVAHWWAVLLMGIALIMLMAGFIKICSVHTPSSNPKLPPPKPLPGTLKRRRAQQQQQQQQQQQQQQQLGGSQAQHQAQHPHGHQHRHGGGRQAQRQPQRQAQPQRHHRQHRENYQIGQMRR, from the exons ATGGGCATGGCGGACGCGCTTCCCCTCCGGCTCCTGCTCTCCGTCTGCCTGCTCGGACACATCCAGG GACACTACAGAAACCCGCTGAACAAGTACATCCTTCACTATGAGGGCCTGTCCTATGACACAGAGCTGGTGCACAGCAAGCATCAAAGGGCCAAGAGGGCGCTCGCTCACGAAGACAAGTTCCTTCATTTAGAGTTCCACGCTCACGGAAG GCATTTCAATTTACGGATGAAGAGGGACACCCAGTTGTTCGCCGAAGATTTAAAGGTGGAAGTCTCAGGAGAGGAGATTCCATATGATACCTCTCACATCTACACAGGAGAGCTATACG GGGAGAAGGGAACCCTGAGCCACGGCGCCATCGTGGACGGTAAGTTTGAAGGCTTCATCCAGAGCTACCACGGCAACTACTACGTGGAGCCTGCCGAGAGATACCTGGACGGGAAGAACGTGCCCTTCCACTCGGTCATCTACCACGAAGACGACATAC ACTACCCTCACAAGTATGGCCCCGAGGGAGGCTGTGCTGATAGCTCCGTGTTTGAAAGGATGAAGAAGTACCAAGAGTCGGGCGTCGCAGAGAAGCCCAAGGTGAACTTACAC GAGCTCCACACGGACGAAGGCTCCGATAAGCCGGtgctgctgaggaagaggaggatgactCAGCCAGAGAAGAACACCTGCCAGCTCTTCATTCAGACCGACCACCTCTTCTACAAATATTACAAGACCAGAGAGGCCGTCATCGCTCAG ATCTCCAGCCACGTCAAGGCCATCGACGCCATCTACCAGGGCACCCAGTTCAAGGACATCCGCAACATCAGCTTCATGGTGAAACGGATCAGG ATAAACACCACCAGCGACGAGAGGGACCGCTCCAACCCGTTCCGCTTCGCCAACATCGGCGTGGAGAAGTTCCTGGAGCTCAACTCGGAGCAGAACCACGACGACTACTGCCTGGCCTACGTCTTCACCGACAGAGACTTCGACGACGGCGTGTTGGGCCTGGCCTGGGTCGGCGCCCCCTCAG GGAGCTCCGGAGGCATCTGTGAGAAAAGCAAGCTGTACTCGGATGGCAAGAAGAAGTCTCtcaacactggaatcatcactGTTCAGAACTACGCCTCCCACGTTCCCCCCAAAGTCTCTCATATCACTTTTGCTCATGAAGTAGGCCACAACTTCGGCTCCCCG CATGACTCTGGGCCCGAGTGCACGCCAGGAGAGTCCAAAAGCCAAGACATGAAGGAGAAGGGCAACTACATCATGTACGCCCGAGCCACGTCGGGGGACaagctcaacaacaacaagttcTCCGTGTGCAGCGTGAACAACATCACCAAcgtgctgcagaagaagaggaacaacTGTTTTGTCG AGTCCGGCCAGCCCATCTGTGGCAACGGCCTGGTGGAGCCGGGAGAGGAGTGCGACTGCGGCTACAGCGACCAGTGCCGGGACCAGTGTTGCTATGACGCCAACCAGCCCGACAACAAGAAGTGCAAGTTGAAGCCAAACAAAGTCTGCAG cCCCAGCCAGGGCCCCTGCTGCACCTTCGAGTGCTCCTACAAGGGCCGCAACGAGAAGTGCCGCGAGGAGTCGGAGTGCGCCCACCAGGGCATGTGCAACGGCGTCAGCGCCCAGTGCCCCACGTCCGAGCCCAAGGCCAACTTCACCGCCTGCCACGGAGAGACTCAAGTCTGCCTCAACGGG GGCTGCTCCGGCTCCATCTGCGAGAAGTACGGACTCGAGGCGTGCACCTGTGCCAGCCAGGACGGCAAGGACGAGACGGAGCTCTGTCACGTGTGCTGCATGGAGAAGA TGAATCCCAACACGTGCAGCAGCACCAGATCCGAACGTCTGGCTCGCTTCTTCAACAAGAAGGAGATCACGCTGCCCGCGGGCTCGCCGTGCAACGAATTCAAGGGCTACTGCGACGTGTTCATGAAGTGCCGCCTGGTGGACGCGGACGGACCGCTGGCCAGGCTGAAGAAGGCCATCTTCAACCCCGAGCTCTACGAGAACATCGCCGAGTGGATCGTG gctCACTGGTGGGCTGTGCTACTGATGGGCATCGCTCTCATCATGCTCATGGCCGGCTTCATTAAGATCTGCAGCGTGCACACTCCCAGCAGCAACCCCAAACTGCCTCCACCCAAACCACTCCCAG GCACCTTGAAGCGGCGgcgagcgcagcagcagcagcagcaacagcagcagcagcagcagcagcagcagctcgggggCTCCCAGGCGCAGCACCAGGCCCAGCACCCGCACGGCCACCAGCACAGACACGGCGGCGGACGCCAGGCCCAGAGGCAGCCTCAGCGGCAGGCGCAGCCGCAGAGACACCACCGCCAGCACCGAGAGAACTATCAGATCGGCCAGATGAGGCGCTGA
- the LOC130535896 gene encoding disintegrin and metalloproteinase domain-containing protein 10-like isoform X2, which translates to MGMADALPLRLLLSVCLLGHIQGHYRNPLNKYILHYEGLSYDTELVHSKHQRAKRALAHEDKFLHLEFHAHGRHFNLRMKRDTQLFAEDLKVEVSGEEIPYDTSHIYTGELYGEKGTLSHGAIVDGKFEGFIQSYHGNYYVEPAERYLDGKNVPFHSVIYHEDDIHYPHKYGPEGGCADSSVFERMKKYQESGVAEKPKELHTDEGSDKPVLLRKRRMTQPEKNTCQLFIQTDHLFYKYYKTREAVIAQISSHVKAIDAIYQGTQFKDIRNISFMVKRIRINTTSDERDRSNPFRFANIGVEKFLELNSEQNHDDYCLAYVFTDRDFDDGVLGLAWVGAPSGSSGGICEKSKLYSDGKKKSLNTGIITVQNYASHVPPKVSHITFAHEVGHNFGSPHDSGPECTPGESKSQDMKEKGNYIMYARATSGDKLNNNKFSVCSVNNITNVLQKKRNNCFVESGQPICGNGLVEPGEECDCGYSDQCRDQCCYDANQPDNKKCKLKPNKVCSPSQGPCCTFECSYKGRNEKCREESECAHQGMCNGVSAQCPTSEPKANFTACHGETQVCLNGGCSGSICEKYGLEACTCASQDGKDETELCHVCCMEKMNPNTCSSTRSERLARFFNKKEITLPAGSPCNEFKGYCDVFMKCRLVDADGPLARLKKAIFNPELYENIAEWIVAHWWAVLLMGIALIMLMAGFIKICSVHTPSSNPKLPPPKPLPGTLKRRRAQQQQQQQQQQQQQQQLGGSQAQHQAQHPHGHQHRHGGGRQAQRQPQRQAQPQRHHRQHRENYQIGQMRR; encoded by the exons ATGGGCATGGCGGACGCGCTTCCCCTCCGGCTCCTGCTCTCCGTCTGCCTGCTCGGACACATCCAGG GACACTACAGAAACCCGCTGAACAAGTACATCCTTCACTATGAGGGCCTGTCCTATGACACAGAGCTGGTGCACAGCAAGCATCAAAGGGCCAAGAGGGCGCTCGCTCACGAAGACAAGTTCCTTCATTTAGAGTTCCACGCTCACGGAAG GCATTTCAATTTACGGATGAAGAGGGACACCCAGTTGTTCGCCGAAGATTTAAAGGTGGAAGTCTCAGGAGAGGAGATTCCATATGATACCTCTCACATCTACACAGGAGAGCTATACG GGGAGAAGGGAACCCTGAGCCACGGCGCCATCGTGGACGGTAAGTTTGAAGGCTTCATCCAGAGCTACCACGGCAACTACTACGTGGAGCCTGCCGAGAGATACCTGGACGGGAAGAACGTGCCCTTCCACTCGGTCATCTACCACGAAGACGACATAC ACTACCCTCACAAGTATGGCCCCGAGGGAGGCTGTGCTGATAGCTCCGTGTTTGAAAGGATGAAGAAGTACCAAGAGTCGGGCGTCGCAGAGAAGCCCAAG GAGCTCCACACGGACGAAGGCTCCGATAAGCCGGtgctgctgaggaagaggaggatgactCAGCCAGAGAAGAACACCTGCCAGCTCTTCATTCAGACCGACCACCTCTTCTACAAATATTACAAGACCAGAGAGGCCGTCATCGCTCAG ATCTCCAGCCACGTCAAGGCCATCGACGCCATCTACCAGGGCACCCAGTTCAAGGACATCCGCAACATCAGCTTCATGGTGAAACGGATCAGG ATAAACACCACCAGCGACGAGAGGGACCGCTCCAACCCGTTCCGCTTCGCCAACATCGGCGTGGAGAAGTTCCTGGAGCTCAACTCGGAGCAGAACCACGACGACTACTGCCTGGCCTACGTCTTCACCGACAGAGACTTCGACGACGGCGTGTTGGGCCTGGCCTGGGTCGGCGCCCCCTCAG GGAGCTCCGGAGGCATCTGTGAGAAAAGCAAGCTGTACTCGGATGGCAAGAAGAAGTCTCtcaacactggaatcatcactGTTCAGAACTACGCCTCCCACGTTCCCCCCAAAGTCTCTCATATCACTTTTGCTCATGAAGTAGGCCACAACTTCGGCTCCCCG CATGACTCTGGGCCCGAGTGCACGCCAGGAGAGTCCAAAAGCCAAGACATGAAGGAGAAGGGCAACTACATCATGTACGCCCGAGCCACGTCGGGGGACaagctcaacaacaacaagttcTCCGTGTGCAGCGTGAACAACATCACCAAcgtgctgcagaagaagaggaacaacTGTTTTGTCG AGTCCGGCCAGCCCATCTGTGGCAACGGCCTGGTGGAGCCGGGAGAGGAGTGCGACTGCGGCTACAGCGACCAGTGCCGGGACCAGTGTTGCTATGACGCCAACCAGCCCGACAACAAGAAGTGCAAGTTGAAGCCAAACAAAGTCTGCAG cCCCAGCCAGGGCCCCTGCTGCACCTTCGAGTGCTCCTACAAGGGCCGCAACGAGAAGTGCCGCGAGGAGTCGGAGTGCGCCCACCAGGGCATGTGCAACGGCGTCAGCGCCCAGTGCCCCACGTCCGAGCCCAAGGCCAACTTCACCGCCTGCCACGGAGAGACTCAAGTCTGCCTCAACGGG GGCTGCTCCGGCTCCATCTGCGAGAAGTACGGACTCGAGGCGTGCACCTGTGCCAGCCAGGACGGCAAGGACGAGACGGAGCTCTGTCACGTGTGCTGCATGGAGAAGA TGAATCCCAACACGTGCAGCAGCACCAGATCCGAACGTCTGGCTCGCTTCTTCAACAAGAAGGAGATCACGCTGCCCGCGGGCTCGCCGTGCAACGAATTCAAGGGCTACTGCGACGTGTTCATGAAGTGCCGCCTGGTGGACGCGGACGGACCGCTGGCCAGGCTGAAGAAGGCCATCTTCAACCCCGAGCTCTACGAGAACATCGCCGAGTGGATCGTG gctCACTGGTGGGCTGTGCTACTGATGGGCATCGCTCTCATCATGCTCATGGCCGGCTTCATTAAGATCTGCAGCGTGCACACTCCCAGCAGCAACCCCAAACTGCCTCCACCCAAACCACTCCCAG GCACCTTGAAGCGGCGgcgagcgcagcagcagcagcagcaacagcagcagcagcagcagcagcagcagctcgggggCTCCCAGGCGCAGCACCAGGCCCAGCACCCGCACGGCCACCAGCACAGACACGGCGGCGGACGCCAGGCCCAGAGGCAGCCTCAGCGGCAGGCGCAGCCGCAGAGACACCACCGCCAGCACCGAGAGAACTATCAGATCGGCCAGATGAGGCGCTGA
- the LOC130535907 gene encoding aquaporin-9-like — MRKRCAIKHGIFKEFLAEFLGTFVLVLFGCGSVAQTVLSRNTLGEPLTVHIGFSVGLMMAAYVAGGCSGGHVNPAVSLAMVILGKLKIWKFPFYVIAQFLGAFAGAAAVFGLYYDAFMDFTSGILSVTGINATGHIFASYPARHLSVLGGFIDQVVGTGMLVLCILAIVDGGNIGAPKGVEPLAIGLIIMAIGVSMGLNCGYPLNPARDLGPRLFTAVAGWGMEVFSTADYWWWIPVAGPMVGGVVGAVLYYLLIELHHPRDEPEKPREEEEDEEDEDEDSSLKDKYEMITMS, encoded by the exons ATGAGGAAACGCTGTGCCATCAAACACGGAATTTTTAAGGAATTCCTGGCAGAATTCCTGGGGACGTTCGTCCTGGTC CTGTTCGGCTGCGGCTCCGTGGCCCAGACCGTCCTCAGCCGGAACACCCTGGGGGAGCCGCTCACCGTGCACATCGGCTTCTCCGTGGGGCTGATGATGGCCGCGTATGTGGCCGGAGGGT GCTCGG GGGGCCACGTGAACCCCGCGGTGTCTTTGGCCATGGTGATTCTGGGTAAGCTGAAGATCTGGAAGTTCCCCTTCTACGTCATCGCCCAGTTTCTCGGCGCCTTCGCCGGAGCCGCCGCCGTGTTTGGGCTGTATTACG ACGCCTTCATGGACTTCACCAGCGGGATCCTGTCGGTCACAGGCATCAATGCCACGGGTCACATCTTCGCCTCCTACCCTGCGCGGCACCTGTCCGTCCTCGGCGGCTTCATCGATCAA GTGGTGGGGACGGGCATGCTGGTCCTCTGCATCCTCGCCATCGTCGACGGCGGAAACATCGGCGCTCCCAAAGGCGTGGAGCCGCTGGCCATCGGCCTGATCATCATGGCCATCGGCGTGTCCATGGGGCTGAACTGCGGCTACCCCCTGAACCCCGCCAGAGACCTGGGCCCCCGCCTGTTCACCGCCGTGGCGGGGTGGGGCATGGAGGTCTTCAG CACTGCCGACTACTGGTGGTGGATCCCGGTGGCGGGCCCCATGGTGGGGGGCGTGGTCGGCGCCGTGCTCTACTACCTGCTCATCGAGCTGCACCACCCCCGAGACGAGCCCGAGAAGCCccgcgaggaggaggaggacgaggaggacgaggacgaggacagcaGCCTGAAGGACAAATACGAGATGATCACCATGAGCTGA